A region from the Acanthochromis polyacanthus isolate Apoly-LR-REF ecotype Palm Island chromosome 23, KAUST_Apoly_ChrSc, whole genome shotgun sequence genome encodes:
- the LOC110967509 gene encoding GTPase IMAP family member 5-like, translating to MELPGTPEYSLLEPNTVRIVLLGKTGSGKSSLANTVFGENVFKVKHFLDSQANICQEKSGSINGRKLTVVETPGFFSPGMSESELKSEILKCVTECAPGPHVFLIVLKVEKFTEQEAHVIRQMHEYFSAEVFKYSAVVFTHGDQLSQNMNIEAFISNNEHLKDLVEKCGGRCHVVDNKYWKNDQKDEYRSNQFQVAQLLNTIDNMKEHGGCYSTEMLEEWRRQQRQPSLASFLFQKQPQRGEQQQIPHLIQRT from the exons ATGGAGCTACCAGGTACCCC TGAATATTCTCTTCTAGAGCCAAACACAGTGAGGATTGTCCTGCTGGGGAAAACTGGATCTGGGAAGAGCAGCCTTGCTAACACCGTATTTGGAGAGAATGTATTCAAAGTCAAACACTTTCTTGACTCGCAAGCAAATATTTGTCAAGAAAAATCCGGGTCCATCAATGGCAGAAAGCTCACTGTGGTAGAAACTCCTGGTTTCTTCTCTCCAGGAATGTCAGAGTCAGAGCTGAAGTCTGAGATACTGAAGTGTGTCACTGAATGCGCTCCTGGCCCTcatgtttttctcattgtgctcaaagtggaaaaattcaCTGAGCAGGAAGCACACGTCATCAGACAAATGCATGAATACTTTTCTGCAGAGGTTTTTAAGTATTCTGCAGTTGTTTTCACACATGGTGACCAGTTGtcacaaaacatgaacattGAGGCGTTCATCAGCAATAATGAGCATCTGAAAGATCTGGTGGAGAAGTGTGGCGGTCGGTGTCATGTTGTAGATAACAAATACTGGAAAAACGACCAGAAGGATGAATACAGGAGCAACCAGTTCCAGGTGGCACAGCTGCTAAATACCATAGACAACATGAAGGAACATGGAGGCTGCTACAGCACTGAAATGCTGGAAGAATGGAGGAGACAACAAAGACAACCGTCTTTGGCATCTTTCCTC TTTcagaaacagccacagagaggagagcagcagcagatcccACATCTGATCCAGAGGACGTGA
- the LOC110967506 gene encoding GTPase IMAP family member 7-like: protein LPAQHTRIVLLGKTGTGKSSLAGTILGENAFQIHYTANSGTSKCQKVTRQIDGESVTVIDTPGLFDNRMSDDALKSEIINMIIESSEGIDAFLLLFKVERFTEQENEVVSKIKGCFSEEAFKHTVVVFTHGDQLQHGMKIEKFVKGNEYVCDLLEKCGKRPYVVDNKYWKNNPQDKYRNNQAQVAGLLQTVKEMVKSTGRYTNEMLQTVKRMEKRTVLQKLARVTTGVLWGALLGLPWMESLLL, encoded by the exons cttccaGCACAACACACAAGGATTGTCCTGCTGGGGAAAACTGGAACTGGGAAAAGCAGCTTAGCTGGAACCATACTAGGAGAGAATGCGTTTCAGATTCATTATACTGCAAACTCTGGAACAAGTAAATGTCAGAAAGTAACCAGACAGATTGATGGTGAATCTGTCACTGTGATTGATACTCCTGGTTTGTTTGACAATCGCATGTCTGATGATGCTCTTAAATCTGAGATAATAAATATGATCATAGAGAGCTCTGAAGGGATTGATGCGTTCCTCCTTTTATTTAAAGTTGAGAGATTCACAGAGCAGGAGAACGAGGTAGTTTCCAAGATCAAGGGTTGCTTTTCTGAGGAAGCTTTCAAACACACTGTAGTTGTCTTCACTCATGGTGACCAGCTTCAGCACGGCATGAAGATTGAGAAGTTTGTCAAAGGCAATGAGTATGTGTGTGATCTCTTAGAGAAATGTGGGAAGCGCCCCTATGTTGTTGACAATAAGTACTGGAAGAACAACCCGCAggacaaatacagaaacaacCAGGCTCAGGTAGCAGGGCTGCTTCAGACAGTAAAAGAAATGGTGAAGAGTACAGGGCGCTACACCAATGAGATGCTGCAAACGGTGAAGAGAATGGAAAAACGCACTGTACTCCAAAAGTTAGCACGTGTCACCACAGGAGTATTGTGGGGAGCTTTGCTGGGTTTGCCATGGATG gagtctctgctgctgtag